In Acidobacteriota bacterium, one DNA window encodes the following:
- a CDS encoding acido-empty-quinoprotein group A, translating into MKINRLLLTLTLALAASSLNAQGLDPKTLTLFKQPADCWPTYNGDYSGRRFSDLKQINQTNVDLLKIEWMYRIRGIGPQRGVGDPTIKSTPLLVNGILYFTIPDHIFAINARTGEHIWQYDFEDQGGHLVGQRGVGMYGEWLYFESPDGWFISLNAKDGKERWRKKIADEKQQYFTTMAPLVVKNHIIVGVGGDAMDVRGYLEARDPDTGELQWRWYTTPEKMGDPGSETWPDLDAMHHGGGMTWMPGTYDPDLNLIYWGTGNANPVFAGQSRKGANLWTACIVALNPDTGKLVWWFQPSPHDTHDWDNVETPVLFDAVINGQPRKLLGQAARAGWFFVLDRTNGKNLVSKPFAGTGNWALGVDAKGQPIPNPAKEPTVDGSMIDMPAMGATNWQPPSYSPLTELFYFTGTQGYGMAVLYDTSEKPQGYGGGPGGNFDTSSALFAMDIRTGAVKWKHEHKGGGPGGGALNGGVLTTAGRLLFTGDSGELVAFDPANGNPIWHQRLTSAVSNGPSTWTLDGKQYLIVGAGDTLYALTLAGKTKAE; encoded by the coding sequence ATGAAAATCAACCGGCTATTACTCACGTTGACGCTGGCGCTCGCGGCTAGTTCGCTCAACGCGCAAGGGCTTGACCCCAAGACGCTCACCCTCTTCAAACAACCGGCGGATTGCTGGCCGACCTATAACGGCGATTATTCGGGACGGCGTTTCAGCGACTTGAAGCAGATCAATCAGACCAACGTTGACCTGCTGAAGATCGAATGGATGTACCGCATTCGCGGCATCGGCCCGCAGCGCGGTGTCGGCGACCCGACGATCAAATCCACTCCGCTGCTGGTGAATGGCATTTTGTATTTCACCATCCCCGATCACATCTTCGCCATCAACGCGCGCACCGGCGAGCACATTTGGCAATACGATTTTGAAGATCAGGGCGGTCACCTCGTCGGCCAGCGCGGCGTCGGGATGTATGGCGAATGGCTCTATTTTGAAAGTCCCGACGGCTGGTTCATCTCGCTCAATGCCAAAGACGGCAAGGAACGCTGGCGCAAAAAGATTGCCGATGAGAAGCAGCAATACTTCACCACGATGGCCCCGCTCGTCGTCAAAAACCACATCATCGTCGGCGTCGGCGGCGACGCGATGGACGTGCGCGGCTATCTGGAAGCGCGCGACCCCGACACCGGCGAATTGCAATGGCGCTGGTATACGACGCCCGAAAAGATGGGCGATCCCGGCTCTGAAACCTGGCCCGATCTGGACGCCATGCATCACGGCGGCGGCATGACCTGGATGCCCGGCACTTACGATCCTGATTTGAATTTGATTTATTGGGGCACCGGCAACGCGAACCCTGTGTTTGCGGGCCAAAGCCGCAAAGGCGCGAATCTGTGGACGGCCTGCATCGTCGCGCTCAATCCCGACACCGGCAAACTGGTCTGGTGGTTTCAACCTTCGCCGCACGACACACACGATTGGGACAATGTCGAAACGCCCGTCCTGTTTGACGCCGTCATCAACGGGCAGCCGCGCAAGTTATTGGGACAGGCCGCGCGCGCCGGATGGTTCTTCGTGCTGGATCGCACGAACGGCAAGAATCTGGTTTCCAAACCCTTCGCAGGCACCGGCAATTGGGCGCTGGGCGTGGACGCCAAAGGGCAGCCGATTCCCAACCCGGCGAAAGAGCCGACAGTGGACGGTTCGATGATTGACATGCCCGCGATGGGCGCGACCAATTGGCAGCCGCCCAGTTACAGTCCGTTGACTGAGTTGTTTTATTTTACCGGCACGCAAGGCTACGGCATGGCGGTTTTGTATGACACTTCAGAAAAGCCGCAAGGCTATGGTGGTGGGCCGGGCGGCAACTTCGATACGAGTTCGGCGCTCTTTGCGATGGACATTCGCACCGGCGCGGTCAAATGGAAGCACGAACACAAAGGCGGCGGCCCCGGCGGCGGCGCGCTGAATGGCGGCGTGTTGACGACGGCGGGCAGGTTGCTGTTCACCGGCGATTCCGGCGAACTGGTGGCCTTTGATCCGGCCAATGGCAACCCCATCTGGCATCAACGCCTGACCAGCGCGGTCAGCAATGGGCCTTCGACGTGGACGCTGGACGGCAAGCAATACTTGATCGTCGGCGCAGGCGATACGCTCTATGCGCTGACACTGGCGGGAAAAACCAAAGCGGAATAA
- a CDS encoding sugar phosphate isomerase/epimerase, with product MTEISRRDFVKHSAVPLAMSAMPPSLFANTTAPLSKMGIASTSFTTPPTSGNPAQPGTGTVPRPQGRSAYDFLEKCYALGAGGIQTGLNGDLPKLRARAEELGMYLEGMVSIPRNGDMSALEKGLADAKAAGVKVVRAAMLGGRRYETFPTLAEWKKWVDQSYAALTAALPIIEKHKVIVAVENHKDWTLEDFQKLLRTYQSEYLQVCLDFGNNISLLDDPLEVIEKLAPYAKATHIKDMGVQPYADGFLLSEVPLGTGLLDLPKIVATIQKANPNTTFSLEMMTRDPLKVPCMTKAYWEVFPDRNGKYLAQTFKLVQTKSSHTPLPVVANLSRPELIKIEEDNVKACFRYVSEQKLIA from the coding sequence ATGACTGAGATCAGCAGAAGAGATTTTGTGAAGCACAGCGCCGTGCCGCTGGCAATGAGCGCAATGCCGCCTTCGTTATTTGCCAACACTACTGCACCGCTCAGCAAAATGGGCATCGCGTCTACGTCGTTTACGACCCCGCCAACGTCCGGCAATCCGGCGCAACCGGGAACCGGAACTGTGCCGCGTCCGCAAGGGCGCAGTGCGTATGATTTTTTAGAGAAATGCTACGCACTCGGTGCGGGCGGCATACAAACAGGACTGAACGGCGATCTGCCAAAGCTGCGCGCGCGCGCCGAAGAGTTGGGCATGTATCTCGAAGGCATGGTTTCGATCCCGCGTAACGGCGATATGAGCGCGCTGGAGAAAGGCCTCGCCGATGCCAAAGCCGCCGGGGTGAAAGTGGTGCGCGCCGCGATGCTGGGCGGTCGCCGTTATGAAACCTTCCCGACGCTGGCCGAGTGGAAGAAATGGGTGGATCAGAGCTACGCCGCGTTAACTGCCGCCCTGCCCATCATCGAAAAACACAAAGTCATCGTCGCCGTCGAGAATCACAAAGACTGGACGCTGGAAGATTTTCAGAAATTGCTGCGCACCTATCAAAGCGAATACCTGCAAGTCTGTTTGGATTTCGGCAACAACATTTCCCTGCTCGATGATCCGCTGGAAGTCATCGAGAAGCTCGCGCCTTATGCCAAGGCGACGCACATCAAAGATATGGGCGTGCAGCCATACGCCGACGGCTTCCTGCTGTCGGAAGTGCCGCTGGGCACGGGGCTGCTGGATTTGCCGAAGATCGTCGCCACCATTCAGAAGGCCAATCCGAACACGACCTTCTCGCTGGAAATGATGACGCGCGACCCGCTCAAAGTGCCGTGCATGACCAAGGCGTATTGGGAAGTCTTCCCCGACCGCAACGGCAAGTATCTGGCGCAGACCTTCAAGCTGGTGCAAACGAAGAGCAGCCACACTCCCTTGCCTGTCGTTGCGAATTTGTCGCGCCCGGAACTCATCAAGATTGAGGAAGACAACGTCAAGGCATGTTTTCGGTATGTCAGCGAGCAAAAGCTGATTGCGTAG
- a CDS encoding ATP-grasp domain-containing protein produces the protein MSELTILCMTSYEKGQEFMRECKRQGWRVLLLTDEKLKDAHWPRECLDEVYLMPSLTIRAEVSNAVSYLARREHLDRIVALDEFDIEMAAALREHLRIPGMGETTSRHFRDKLAMRAQAHEYGIRVPDFAPVLNYDKLREYMTRVPGPWVLKPRSSASAIGIKKINTAQELWPVLDQLGDQQSHHLLERFVPGGVYHVDSVVSEREVVFAAVSKYGDTPMNVAHSGGVFTTRILPRESLETAALESINHEVIHALKMVRGVTHAEFIRSHADGHFYFLEIAARVGGANIAEMVEAATGLNLWGEWAKIETATAEKPYRLKELRQDYAGILISLAKQEWPDTAAYTDPEIVWRMNKEYHAGLIVASPAHERVKELLDSYTERFYQDFYATAPLPDKPTA, from the coding sequence ATGTCCGAACTGACGATCCTTTGCATGACCAGTTATGAAAAAGGCCAGGAGTTCATGCGCGAATGCAAGCGCCAAGGCTGGCGTGTGCTGTTGTTGACCGATGAAAAGCTGAAAGACGCCCACTGGCCGCGCGAGTGTCTGGACGAAGTTTACCTGATGCCCAGCCTGACCATCCGCGCCGAGGTCAGCAACGCCGTCAGCTATCTGGCGCGCCGCGAACACCTCGACCGCATCGTGGCGCTCGATGAATTTGACATCGAGATGGCCGCCGCCTTGCGCGAACACTTGCGCATTCCCGGCATGGGTGAAACGACCAGCCGCCACTTCCGCGACAAACTGGCGATGCGCGCGCAGGCGCACGAATACGGCATCCGCGTGCCCGATTTCGCGCCCGTGCTCAATTACGACAAGCTGCGCGAATACATGACGCGCGTGCCCGGCCCCTGGGTGTTGAAGCCGCGCTCGTCGGCTTCGGCCATTGGCATCAAGAAAATCAACACCGCCCAAGAGCTTTGGCCGGTGCTTGATCAACTCGGTGACCAGCAATCGCATCACCTGCTCGAACGCTTCGTGCCGGGCGGTGTTTATCATGTGGATTCGGTCGTCTCTGAACGCGAAGTCGTCTTTGCCGCCGTCAGCAAATATGGCGACACGCCGATGAATGTGGCGCACAGTGGCGGTGTCTTCACCACGCGCATCCTGCCGCGGGAAAGTCTGGAAACCGCCGCCCTCGAATCCATCAATCACGAAGTCATCCACGCGCTCAAGATGGTGCGCGGCGTCACGCACGCCGAATTCATCCGCAGCCACGCCGATGGGCATTTTTACTTTCTGGAAATCGCCGCGCGCGTCGGCGGGGCCAACATCGCCGAGATGGTCGAAGCGGCCACCGGGCTGAATCTCTGGGGCGAATGGGCGAAGATCGAAACTGCTACGGCAGAGAAACCATATCGTTTGAAAGAGCTGCGGCAGGATTACGCCGGCATTTTGATCTCGCTGGCCAAGCAGGAATGGCCCGACACGGCGGCTTACACCGATCCCGAAATCGTTTGGCGGATGAACAAGGAATACCACGCTGGGCTGATCGTCGCCTCGCCCGCGCACGAACGAGTGAAGGAATTACTGGACAGTTATACCGAGCGGTTTTATCAGGATTTCTATGCGACGGCGCCGTTGCCGGATAAGCCGACGGCGTAA
- the crcB gene encoding fluoride efflux transporter CrcB translates to MTNLLCVMLGGALGCGCRYAVGLLVNSWLKHPKFPYATLFINLSGSFVIGMLGELYRLQVLTSAEWRLALITGLLGGYTTFSAYSLENLSLLRAGEWVLAVTYASASVLFGLLCAWLGMRIAQLL, encoded by the coding sequence ATGACAAATCTGCTTTGTGTCATGCTCGGCGGCGCGCTCGGTTGCGGGTGCCGCTACGCGGTAGGGCTGCTGGTCAACAGTTGGCTCAAACACCCGAAGTTTCCTTACGCAACCCTTTTCATCAACCTCAGCGGCAGTTTTGTGATTGGCATGTTGGGCGAGCTTTACCGCCTGCAAGTGCTCACCTCGGCGGAATGGCGGCTGGCCTTGATCACCGGCTTGCTGGGCGGCTACACGACTTTTTCTGCATATTCGCTGGAGAATCTGTCGCTCTTGCGCGCGGGTGAATGGGTGCTGGCTGTGACCTATGCCAGCGCGAGCGTGCTGTTCGGCTTGCTCTGTGCCTGGCTCGGTATGCGCATCGCGCAGTTGCTGTAA